The sequence GAACTACTTTAATTTGAGTATTTGGAGCAAGAACAAACATGGTATGAAAATTAAGTAACTGAGTATTATTTTATTGTACGATTTTAGTTCTTTTTTGCTTATTTTAACATATACTTAATATTAGCCGTTTATGACATGCCCAAGATTTCTACGAAGTAATTTTTCAAGAAGTTTAGAAGTTATATATTCCTATCTGTTATGCATTGAGGTAAGATTCCTCTTTATTATCTTGTAAAAAAACATTTTTAcattagataaaataataatttacgtTATTTTTCTAATATGTAGAAATAGTCATTTAGCTATTTCTCTAATATTTGGAATAATCAAAAATTATTACTCTAATGTTAGAATTTTAATATAAAATCCAGTACTTTCAATTTCCTTCCAATATTAGGGGTCCTTCATATCAACCATTTAGATTTAGCAGTTTTAGGCGTCTTCTTTCAAAGTTTACGAGTATTAGTTTAGTagtccttgtttttcttttctttgcttaggagacattattttctttttcgttttttcaaGTTTAGGAGTTCTTTTCTAAGGTTATgagtatttttgtaaacaataaaataattatttaattatttctctaatatttcaaaaatttaaattaattaaagttttttttattaaaccaTGTTTGGGAGTAATCTCAAAATTCATTAATtccaaaatttctaaaatttaactATCAAGCttaattaacaaaatattttaattttaagaatataaagaaaGAGATTGGTTGGTAAAATGTCTTTGAATTAACTAATttgcaaaaatgaaaattaaaaaaatcactttttttaaagtttcataaaattttgttgtataatatagtattaaaagttAAATTGGTAAAAATACAAACTTTACGCAATAAGGGTGAAACAATATAAGACAAAAAATGATATTAAGTGAGTTGTCATTTTTTTCATATATTCATTTTAACAAATGACAAATTCCTTAATTTTTTTgcatattaaattatttattgtAAAATATTACCTTAATGTAGTCATTTTAAAACTCTTTGCGTGTTCTTTACTTGACGCTAGTCACATATTTTAAAACTTAATTTACATGTTCTTTTTATACATATATTTTATTGATTCACGCTAGGCATACGTGCAACGCACGCATACTAAGACTAGTCTTTTTAAATATCATGCAAGGATCGCTGGTAGAACGCGATAATATGCAGACTTGCATAGAACTTACGCAAAACTCACTAcacattttactttttaaaaagtaATGAATTGAGGGGATATGAAAGATGACCACAATAAAGATCCATCCCACTATTTTACAATAACGTAAATAAATTCAGACAAgcaaatataaatcacacgagttaAAAGATATTAGTCAGGTTACGACTCAAGAATAGAATCTATCAGAATATTAAATAGAAAAATCTAAGAAAGATATCCAATACCTTGTGGCTTGCCACTTATCGCTAAAGAAAAAGAATTTAATGAGTTGTTACTTTAAACTTAAACCATATGTTTCATATATAAATTACGGTtcaatatttttcatatataaattACGTTTTTATATTAATTATGATTCCATTTCGGTTTTATTTAAAAAGAAATCTACCCTAATCATTCTGTTATATTATAAAATTATATAACAACCTATAattttatttaacataaaacatTATAATGCTTACATTCAAAGTTGAAAATGGAGTAGCAAGCtagattcttttcctttttgagcAAGTTACAGCTGACAAACTAGCAAAATGGTGAAGAAAAATAATACGTACATTTTTTTCTTTAACTAGGGCCAAAAgaatatttttctcttgaactttTCTTTTCTCCATGAAATAGTAAAAAATTTACACCCTTTGTCTGATTACATAAGTAAAAATGAGATtaagaaaataaagcaaaaacaAAACACCTGAATTTTAAGGGGAATAAAGGATGTAGAATGCCTTTGCATTTAATTGTTTAGAATCTTTGAAGAAATTGATGGCAGCGGATGTTCCTCTTGCCATTGGATGGAAGAGAATACAAATTATTATGGGGAAGTGCACAGTTAGCCACTAATTAGAGATATTTTTACGTTTTAGTTACtgtttaaaatgtatttactGTTTAGCTAGTGGTTAATAAATTTTACCCACTCAGACAAAAATACCCATGTGCTAgatatgagtgttgtgtaaatattaaggacatggtgtgtgtttgtaaatattaaggacaaagtgacatgtatttgcaccttTATTAAACTTttggacatcatgtccttaacttcatatgtgcagcgtaaatgttaaggacatagtgtccttaactttatgagtgttgtataaatattagggacatggtatccttaacttcatgagtgttgtgtaaaaaCGTCTTTTCgtaataattttaatagagtagtgactatttttgttcaacattaaaaatactggataaaaaCTTAATACCATATTAAAAAGTGGCTATCCCGCACAATTTTTACAACTATTATGGTGTTAATTTTTGCGCAATTTGATCACTTAAAAGCTAATTACTGATGATGATGACTTCCATAAAAATTTTAGACCCCCTACAAAAAGCTAGAGCTAGCTACTGAGCATCTGGTAGGAAGGGCTAAGAATTGGTATTATTTCTTTACCAAGATAGGTTTATAGGACTATTGAGTTTACTTTATTCTAAAGTAATTAGCACCAAGTTGAGTAAAGACATGCTTGGAACTTCTCTCTAACCTACTAAAAGAAAAAGCCTTCTTCTTCTACACTCATCCTTCCATGGAAGCAGATCATCCTACCATCGAAATGGTTCTACTAATGATTCCCCTTAAACTGCCAGAcattatcaataataataataattttcatccTCAAACTCAAACTATCTCATATAAGGATAAACTAATTAGGGAGgggagggaggggggggggagatATGGATATCAACATTGATCCTCTTGAAACCTTACCATCTACATCCTTGGATACTTCAATCATGAATCCTCTAACTACACTGGACAAAAAAATTACCCTCTCACAAGAGGACAAAACCCACATGTATTTACCTTGCAAATACTCAATTGTTATCAAACTCCAAGGTAAAAAAATTCTTCATCGAATCCTAAAGAAAAAGGTTCAAGATATgtggaaaataaaggaaaaatttcCCTTAATTGACCTTGGGGAAGACTACAATATTGCAAAACTACAGAACAAAGATAACATACATTCAATCATGCAAAATGGCCCATGGTTCATCTTTGGACACTTTTTATTAGGCGTAATACATACGGAGATACTTAAAGTTGACACGATCTTTCATTTAAACACCTGAACTTAAGAGAGTTCTTATTGAGCACGTACGTTACATGAACTTTGTTCCAATTAAACACTTCTTGCTGAGTTGGAACATAAAGTGAGTTTCACCCAATATGGGCGCGTGAAAAGCCCAAAAAacagattttttttatttccttcttcttctttatgtccACCACCATTTTCATCATTGCCTCCTCCACTTTCCGTCATCTTCTCCGACTCAAATCGCTATTCTTCTTTCGAATCCCATACTAGATTCAAATTCAGCCGAAAACGAAAAGGTGAGTATTTGTGAttggaagaaaacaaaaaggatacCACACACACTCATAAATCATTTCCGCTTAGCTGACATCATCCTCACTATTTTCATCTTCATCAGTGTCAGAGGGAGGTGAAGGGTCAAGCCTAGCAGCATCAATGGCCCACTTAATCACCTTCTCAACTTCATCGTCATCCTCTTCATTCTCCTCCGCAACCAGTTGGTTAGCCGAAGAAGAATAAGCGGGAAGAGAGCTTTTGAGAGCTGCAAATCTGGGAAACAAGTTAACATCGGAAGCTGTAGAGGTTGAACATGGTTGTTGGGGAATAGGGTTTTTGGTTTTGGGGGGTTTGCTTGGATTTGGGGGCACGGAAACGTTGATCGAGATCTGGATCGATGAATTGGGTGGAAGAACCACGAGCCATATGGGAATTGAGGCAGAGCTTGAGGAATACGTCATCCTCTGCCGCCCGCAGCAGCTCTTCAACCTCGTCGTCTTccgccttcttcttcctcctatTGTTGTTGTCGATTCCTCTGCTCATTCTCTTCCTGTTGATGACACGGTACCACAGATGTTTGTTTAGGGCTAGTTATCTGTATTTTAGTGGAAATAACACTATATAGCTGAGGTGGACAGTGAGGTGGACAAATAAAATGATGTGGCACGATTTATAATGGTTACTTTTGCCACGTAGACGGAGATTGCAGAACACGCGCTTGGTTAATTAATAAGCCAGCAAAAAACGTGTCTAATTGGTATGAGAATTGTCTAAGAAACGTGTCTAATTGGAAAGAGGTCTAGTTTAAGTGTCTAAGTGAAAGATCGTGCCAACTTTAGGTGTCTCCGTATGTATTACGCCAAGAATCAATGTCATACATGGGTACCAAATTTTGTGCCATCAGAGGCAAAACAATCCTACGTTGCAATTTGGCGTCGTTTCCCAGATCTTCCAACAGAATTTTGTGATAGCTTTATTCTTCAAAAGATTGAAAACTCAATAGGGAGGCTGCTGAAAAAAATAGATGCTTGCACATCAACAACCTTAAGGGGTCGATATGCCAGAATGTGCATGGAATTATCCATGAACCAACCGGtgacaaaatttatttacattGATGATCGTAAACAGTCCATAGAATATAAGGGAGATAATTTCTTTACAAAAGGTGTGGGTTCCTAGGCCATACTCATGCAAATTGTTCACGCTCATTAAAGCCCATGTCAGAAGATACTATTGATGAGAAGGCTGCCCCAAGCCACAACGAAGATGTAGAGTCACACATGCCTCAAGTGGAAAATGGCTGGCAAGCCGTGACCTTCCAAAAACCAAGGAATTCAAGAAAGCCAACAACAATGGTGGACAAAGGTTCTCCAGTAGAGGCTGGTATAAGTGTCAAATTATTTAATGCTTCCACAGGTAAGTACATCAACACTCAAAAGTTTAAGTATGTTAGTAAGGATAATAATACCATATCAAATTACCATAGCAATAGATCTTATGCCCAGGAAACCAACCCTAAGAAAAATTCTAATCTTAATAATCCTAAAGGCTTTCTTCTAGAAAACCGTTTTTCCATGTTGCACCAAGAGTCCATGGTTTCACAAAATAATAATCTGAATAATTATAATTTGTtaatgaaaaacaaaaacacGTTGCATGCATTTAGTAGGATTTTAGACATGTCTAGTAAAAAAATCTCCTATTGATTCTATCAAATCTTCCTTTATAAAAAATAACTCTAGCAATAATACTCTACCTATGACATACCAAGATATGATTTTGCCAAACAACCCTACCATTAACCCCTTAAATCCCTCCATTACTATGTCTAACCCCCTCAATAACAATTTACACTTGTCTCAAAAACCTATTCTTGATGGCCAAATGGTAAACAACATGCAACACATGCCAATAGATTTGCATGCAAGATCTTCTATTATATCTCATACGCTAGACCATCCAATTTGCATGCACTTGGACATAATCATTTCCTCCTCCCAATCCCCTCCTATTTTAGTTAGTAACAAATACTCTGAAAATGCCAGACTTCCCTTACACAACCGGAGAAGATACCGTCTCATCCAAATCCTCAGTCAACAGCGTCCATCCAACATGAACAACCACCATTACCCCTACAAATCCAGAATCGTCCACTAATTTTTGTCCAATCTCCACTACCACAAGACCATCACCCCATGTCCTGGATAGAAATAGGTCTAATAGTGAGGGGTCTAGTATTTAATGCCACAATCAATGTCTAAGAGAGTGTGATCTTGATTCAAAATCCAAGAGACCTAGAACAATTAGTGTCCGAGGGACTCCATCTTGCAATGAGCAACTATTGAAATCATGTGTGGGTGAACAACATTTTGCAACCACTAGTCCCACAACTAAATCAAAACCTAGTAGAGGAAATGAGAGCTCATTGGAACCTCCCCCTCCCCCCACTTCAATCCAGTTCCAATCTTCCCTCAGAATCTAGGGTTGGACCTTCCCTTCTTTCCCCTAGAAGCACTCACTGTCATCAACCCTATTTTGATGCCTTGAGAGGCACCACATCAAGCTCCACCCCCTCAAACACAACCTCAACCACAGAATGTAAACATGCAAATGCCAATGGAGGAAATGAATCTCAACCCTCCAGGAGCTCCAAACTTAGGCAATCCAATAGAAGAAGAAGTGAACGAACAAATAGACTTAGCGGGGGAATGAACAGAGGAATTGTCAAACTTAGACGAGGTAAAAATATTTCTATTCAAGGAAGTACTAGAGAAGCACATACTTACTTGCCCTCTACTACAGAAGAGGCACATACTTACTTGCCTTCCAAACTTTCTCAAATGTTCAATGGACATTCGTCCTCCTCACGACCCAACAGTGGGCAACAGGGCAATAATTCTAATCCCCTCCCTGAGGAGAAGCTCAACAACCCCGAGGGACTTGTTATTTAATGGTCACTCTCATGCACAAAATTTTAACATGATAAGTCCTGTTAATATAATAATTTGGAATATACAGGGGGGGTGGAATAATGAAGACTTTAGAAGGAATTTAGAAGGAATTTTAAGGATCTAATGATGCACCATCACCCAAGTGTAGTGACACTGGTTGAGACAAGAATGATATCCCATGAGTCTCTTCTTAATGAGTTTGGTTTCTCCGATATGATTGAAGTTCCAGCGGATGGGCAAGCATGTGGAATGGTTATTCTATGGAACAATGCCAAGGTGTTTGTGCACAATTTTGGGAGAAATCAGGAGATCCATGCAACAATTGAGGTATGTCCTACTAAATTCAAATGGCTATTCTCTTCAATTTATGCTAGTACAAACGTTAGTTCTAGAGATGCTATGTGGAATAATATTAGAAGTATCTCTGACAATTACAAAGGGGCCTAGATTGTGGGAGGAGACTTTAACGACATTTTTAAAGCAAATGAAAAATTAGGAGGAAGATCACTAAATCATAGACGTGCATGTAAGTTATGGTTCAATCTCAACCACTGTAATCTACTTGACCTTGGCTATAAGGGCACTAGATTCACATGGTCAAATAATAGATTTCATAACAATAGTCTAATTATGGAACGACTTGACAAAGTATTTGGCAATGAGCAATGGATCCAAATTTTTTCAAATGCTAGCATAACTCATCTAGCAAAAACTCACTCAGATCATAATCCGTTACTTTTAAATCTTATCCCTAAGCAATACACTAACCTTCAAAAGCCATTTCGTCTTGAACCCTTTTGTTGCAAGCACCCGCAGTTTAGGAATCTAGTTGCTTCTTCATGGTCTAGTAACCATTTTGTAACAGCTTCATCCTCCTTTCAATCCCTAGTCAATACCTGGAAGAACAATACCTTTGGTGACCTCAAACGAAAGAAAAACAGAATTTTAGCTAGGCTTAGAGGTATTCAAaatttcacatatttttattctagtttatttcttcaaaatttagaAGTCACTCTAAGAGTTGATTATAATAACGTCCTAAAAATTGAAAAGGACTACTGGAAACTCCAATATAGAATCCAATGGCTCAACGATGGAGATGCGAATACAAAATTCTACCACATTATGGCCACTAATAggagaagaaaaaacaaaatagttttctttaagGATGAGAATAACAATTGGATAGATGATTCGCATGCCATCCTTAATCACACTAGGGATTATCTTAGTCACATGTTCACAACCTCTCAAACCATTAGTGACTGGAAATCTATAAAGTCTGATCcaaaaaattacaataaaataGACTTATCCCCTCTAGATAATCCTCTCACAAACAGTGAAATTATCCAAGCTTGCTTCTCCTTTAAACCTTACAAAGCTCCAGGCCCGGATGGGCTTCACTCCTTTTTCTTCCAAAATTATTGGAACATAATTGGAAACTCTGTGATCAATCTCTGTAAAGATGTTCACTAGTGGAAAATTTCAGAAGGTATTAATGACACCCTTCTATGCCTCATTCCAAAAATCCCCAATACAAACAATTTAAAAAACTTTAGGTCAATTGGACTTTGTAACACTGTTTACAAAATCATTACTAAAATTATTTCTAACCGATTAAAGCCGTTCCTGAACAACCTCATTAGCTCTTTTCAATTTAGTTTCATTAAAAACAGAAAGGCATATGACAATGCTATTATCATTCAAGAGCTCTTGCTCAAAATGAACAAATATCGGGGAAAAAAATCATAATATGATCTTAAAAATTGACCTAGCTAAGGCTTTTGATTGCCTTAAATGGTCATTCATCTACATAACTCTTTACTTCtttaattccccccccccccccaatattaCGAAGCTCATTATGAATTGTATTACCTCTTCAAGGATTGCAATCCTTGTGAACGACTCCAAAACTGACTATTTTGTTCCATAACGTGGTATCAGGCGAGGGGACCCTATGTCCCCATACCTGTTTATTCTATGTATGGAGATGTTATCCACTCTCATCAACCATAATGTTGACATAAGACACAGGACCCCATAAGCATAGGAAAACATAATTACCAGTTATCGCATTTATTTTTTGCTGACGACCTTACCTTAATGGCTAGAATTAATAATAAAACCATCCATAATATTAAGCATTGTCTTGACCTCTTCTGCTCCTTGTCTGAGCAATCCGTCAATAGAGCAAAATCCAAAATTGTTGTGTCCAAACACTGCCCTAGGAATGTTTGCAACAACATTTCTAATGTCCTTAAAATGAATATTTGTCACTCCTTTGGTAAATACCTAGGTTTTCCAATTACTAATTTCAAACCTAGAGCGCCTGATTTTCAATTTGTTATTAATAACATGCTAAACAGACTAGCTGCTTGGAAATCGAATTGCCTTACAATGGCTGGGAGATGCACCTTAGCGACCTCATGCCTAAATTCTCTCCCCAACCACATTATGCAATATTCcctactgccctccaaaacccTAGAAATTATTGACAAAATTCAACGTAATTTCTTATGGGGCACAAATTCTACCTCCAAAAAGCTCCACCTAATAAAATGGGACACTATCACCATGCAGAGAAAAGAGTGGTTTAGGAATCTATTCTGCTAGAAAAAAGAACTTAGTTAACCTAACTAATCTTGCTTGGAGACTTCTAGCAAATGCCCACTCACCTTGGGTTAAGATTATCCACGAACTACATGGTAATGGAAATAATGGTAATAATGGCTCCTTTATTTGGAAAAATATTATCCAAGGGTGAGAGATTTGTAGTAAAGGGATTACTTGGATCCCCCACAAGCTCTCTCCTCTAAATGCATGGGACAATTGTTGGATCCACCAAAGTCCTCCATTACACTAATGTATCCACGGTCCTTTAGGCCAGAATGAAAATCTACTCTCTATTAAGGACTTATGGGTTAACAACTAGTGGAACTTGTCAAAAATCTCTCTACAAATCTATGCTTCTTTATTAAACAAGATTAAAGCTACCATTCCTAACAACTTCAATTGTGACTAACCACAAATGGGTTTTTCTCTAGTAAACTTGCTATACCCTCCTGGACAACCACCCCAACATAACTCAAGATTTCAATtgaatttgggatttaaaatgtccaaacaaaataaaattcctCCCATGAAAATGCCTCCACAACAAACTTCCTATTAAAACCTACTTAATGCACAACAGTCAAGGAATTCTAGCATCAGTTAGGCATCAACACGAGTGGTTACAACTCGGCTAATCAATTATTGATAAATATTCGTGAACTCTCACATTTCTCTAAGAAAGGGCCACATAGATTGACATGATATGCTCCTTTTTGAGATATGGTATATTTGGACAAACAGGAATAACAACCTTTATAACAACACTACAAACAAAGCGTACATATACTATCCTTACAAGTTAGCAATTGAACACAAATTCCTTACTGAAAAAGAATCTATGCTTCAAGGCATCCCTATTTCTGTTAAATGGATAAAACCTATTGCTAACCATATTAAGCTTAATATAGATGGCTCCTTCAATAACGTAATATCCACATGTGGCTTTCGTGATCTATTTAGAAATAGCAATGGCATATGGGTGCTGGGGTTCCAGGGCTCTTCATATGGTCTATCTCCCCTGCATGCAGTACTTATGGCATTAAGGAAAGGCCTACAACTAGCAAGGGAATAGGGTTTTACCAACATTGATGTGGAGACAGACTCCACAGATCTCATCAATTGTCTACAACATGGTTACACTTTACTTAACAATATTATTCATGATTGTAGGTTATTGATGCACCAGGTGAAAGTTCAAACAGTGGAGCACAACTTCAAAGAGGCCAACAAACCAGCACACAAGCTGGCTAAGGAACTTCGTGTAAACAATGGCAAGGATCTCGGAACTTTGAACTATCCACCACATTTTGTAATCGTCGTCTTAGCAACTGATTATGAAGCTACTACCTATCTAGTTAAGAATATTAGGAAGGATACATGCACTAAGCTTGCTTCTTTTGGAAACAATGTCCTCCGTGACTTTTCAATGCTTTGTAATAGCCAAGTAGGTAAGGCTTTGTAATAGCCAAGTAGGTAAGGCCCCGTTGGGCGACTCTGTCAATGTAGCTACTACCTTATAATTATTAGTATAATATAATAGATCCCtgcttatccaaaaaaaaaaaaaatagcaccAAAGAGGCTATCTACTTAACATGCAATTGAGTATATGCTGCAACAACTATACTATTGTTACAGAATGCGGTATGATATGAGTTTTTCCTAGAGTTTCTAATTGAAGATTCTACCAGAAAGAAAAGGATTTAGATATGTTGGATGTTTCCTTAAATTTGATCAACCGGCCGAGTTGTTCTCTTCACCAAGATTCTGCTTAATCCCACTGCAACAAAAGAAATGTGGCAATTTGACTCGACCACAAGCACTGCAAGTTGTTTGCATCAACATGTTGTCAACAGTGTTATTATTCATACCTGTGGTACTTGAAACAAGGAAAAGGAAACTGGAGGACATAAATAAAATCAGAAAGAATTGGGAGCACATGCTGATTTTCTACATTTTCTGTGAAAAATATTTCAAATAAAATTGATAGATAATAGTAGAAGGAAACATCAGATTTTATGCCATTGCCTTCCTAAGTATAAACATAGATAAGCATCATGGTTGCCTATAAAATTACTACTGACTAAGATAAGCATCATAATCACTATAAACTCTGAAATACCAGCTCCAGTGGAATTTGTACAATTGCAAAACAAGGATACAATGATAGATTattaacaagaacacattaaGAGATCATGCCAATAATATCTTGTATGCTAAGTTAAGCAAGATACACCTCAGACcacataaaatttaaaattcatcTATTTAGAAAATCAACCAAACAACTTTATGAAGGAATGACCTACTCATGACTTTTATGCTAGGATTACGGATGGCATGACTAATATTTTGCTTTCCATTCATAGTTATGAATTCTGTACAGTATGATTTTAAAACAATTTAACCGTCATCTGCTTCAAAACACAGTTAAACCAATGCACCCCCAACACATGGCACTTTGATAATAAGGCAACAACGCCATCACCGGAAAGAACACATTTCTAATTGAAGATTCTACCAGAAAGAAAAGGATTTAGATATGTTGGATGTTTCCTTAAATTTGATCAACCGGCCGAGTTGTTCTCTTCACCAAGATTCTGCTTAATCCCACTGCAACAAAAGAAATGTGGCAATTTGACTCGACCACAAGCACTGCAAGTTGTTTGCATCAACATGTTGTCAACAGTGTTATTATTCATACCTGTGGTACTTGAAACAAGGAAAAGGAAACTGGAGGACATAAATAAAATCAGAAAGAATTGGGAGCACATGCTGATTTTCTATATTTTCTGTCAAAAATATTTCAAATAAAATTGATAGATAATAGTAGAAGGAAACATCAGATTTTATGCCATTGCCTTCCTAAGTATAAACATAGATAAGCATCATGGTTGCCTATAAAATTACTACTGACTAAGATAAGCATCATAATCACTATAAACTCTGAAATACCAGCTCCAGTGGAATTTGTACAATTGCAAAACAAGGATACAATGATAGATTattaacaagaacacattaaGAGATCATGCCCATAATATCTTGTATGCTAAGTTCAGCAAGATACACCTCAGACcacataaaatttaaaattcatcTATTTAGAAAATCAACCAAACAACTTTATGAAGGAATGACCTACTCATGACTTTTATGCTAGGATTACGGATGGCATGACTAATATTTTGCTTTCCATTCATAGTTATCGATGAATTCTGTACAGTATGATTTTAAAACAATTTAACCGTCATCTGCTTCAAAACACAGTTAAACCAATGCACCCCCAACACATGGCACTTTGATAATAAGGCAACAACGCCATCACCGGAAAGAACACATTTCTAATTGAAGCTAATCAGAGATGTTTCTGACTTGCAATTGACAACTGGGACTGAAAATGTGTTTAGTTTAAACCGAAGAACCAAATAGGAGACAACTGTACGTCTCCAAACAGTTAATTTTTCAATGAGACAGTACTGCCTTGGTTTAAGTTCTCACATTGAATGCTTCCATACATTTATCAGTATAAAATTTCAAGAACTACAGgagtataaaaagaaaaaagaaaaagttaattAAACATCCAAAAGAAAGGTAACAAAACGTCAACGAAACAAAGG is a genomic window of Nicotiana tabacum cultivar K326 chromosome 16, ASM71507v2, whole genome shotgun sequence containing:
- the LOC142170365 gene encoding uncharacterized protein LOC142170365 — encoded protein: MSRGIDNNNRRKKKAEDDEVEELLRAAEDDVFLKLCLNSHMARGSSTQFIDPDLDQPLKSSLPAYSSSANQLVAEENEEDDDEVEKVIKWAIDAARLDPSPPSDTDEDENSEDDVS